TTTACAACCTGGCAAATATTTGCAAGACATTGGGGATCAGGTTTAACATCGCTATGTTGTATCTTGCGGATGAAATGTTTAAGAATCGCCACAAAACTTTTACTGTCACTTTTGGCAAACCGATACCCTGGCAGACTTTTGATAAGTCGAAAACCCCTGCGCAATGGGCTGAATACGTAAAGGATATTGTTTATAAACTGTAACTGATAGAACAACTATAACAAGGAATATGGAAGAGATTATTAAACCGGTAAGCAAAGAACTGCTGAAGGCAGAATTGACGGAAGACAAACGCTTACGAATGACGAATAAGAGTAATAATCAGATTTATATTATTACCCATCAAAATGCTCCTAATGTGATGAGAGAAATTGGTCGTTTGCGTGAAATAGCTTTCCGTGCTGCTGGTGGAGGAACAGGTCTGTCGATGGATATCGATGAATATGATACGATGGAGCATCCTTATAAGCAGTTGATCGTATGGAATCCGGAAGCGGAAGAAATTCTGGGTGGTTACCGGTATCTGCTTGGTACGGACGTGCGTTTTGATGAAAAAGGTGCTCCGGTTCTGGCAACTTCCCACATGTTTCATTTTTCTGATACTTTTATTAAAGAATACTTGCCGCAGACAATTGAACTGGGACGTTCGTTTGTTACGCTTGAATATCAGTCTACCCGTGCAGGAAGCAAAGGATTGTTTGCTTTAGATAATCTATGGGATGGGTTGGGAGCGTTGACCGTGGTTATGCCGAATGTGAAATATTTCTTTGGCAAGGTGACCATGTATCCTAGCTATCATCGTCGTGGCCGAGATATGATACTTCATTTCCTTAAGAAGCATTTTTACGACAAAGAGAAACTTGTTACTCCGATTGAACCTCTGCAACTTGAGACTTCCGAAGACGAGTTGAACACATTGTTCTGCAAGAGTTCTTTTAAAGAGGACTATAAGATATTGAATTGCGAAATCCGTAAATTGGGCTATAATATTCCTCCGTTGGTAAATGCATATATGAGCTTAAGCCCTACGATGCGTATGTTCGGAACAGCTGTCAATTACGAGTTCGGTGATGTGGAAGAAACCGGTATCCTGATTGCTGTAGACGAAATTCTTGAAGATAAACGGATTCGACACATCCAGACGTTTATTGAAAGCCATCCGGATGCGTTGAGATTGTCTTCTTGTGAAGGGGAAGAGGTGTTTACGCCTAAAGTCGTTACACCGCAGGCAGACTGTTCCCGTTAATTTTACGATAAAGATCAAGAGCAAAGACGTCGGTCATTCCCGATATATAGTCAAGTACCGCCTGTATTCTTTCATAGAGTACAGGCGAATTTATATTGTATTGACTGGAAACTCGGTCGATCAAGAGTTTGGAATAAGCCTTTTCGGGTGAGGTTACAGCGTCTATCATCAATTCGAGTAAGGTACTGATGATGCGGAATCCCGCTAACTCGATATCCAGCACGTCCCGTGAACGGTAGATTTTATTGATAGATACTTTGACGCTGTGTTGGTAGGCTGCTGCCGGACGTTCGGCTATGCGCTTGATTAGTGGTCCTTCGAACGTGCCGGACAGTATTTCTTGTTCATGATCTAAAAAGACACGGGTACACTCCCGGATTAATAAACCGATGACGGAAGAACGCAAGTAGGCGATTTGCTCGTTGACATCGTTGACAATCAGGAATGTTTTCCGGAGATGCTCCTGTCGCTCTTCGCTGAAATAGGTCATTAATAGTTCTTTGGTTTCCTCAGTAGTGAGAATCTTCAGCTTATATGCATCCTCAATATCCATCATCTGATAGCAAATATCGTCTGCCGCTTCCACTAAATAGACTAGCGGGTGGCGTGCATACTTCAAAGGATGTTCGTTGAGCAAAGTCAGCCCTAATTCAGTGGCTATTTTTTGGAAACTTTCTTCTTCGCTGACGAAGAATCCAAACTTCGATTTGGTTCCTGCAAGGCTCGATGAAAAGGGATATTTTACGATAGAAGCCAGAGTGCTATATGTCAGGACGAATCCGCCTTTGCGACGTCCTTCAAACTGATGTGTCAGTATTCGGAATGCATTTGCATTTCCTTCAAAATGTGTCAAATCTTCCCATTCCATCGGAGAAAGTTGCTCTCCGTTCGGTTGCTTTTCTTTCAGACGAACTCCTTTCCCTTCAGAGAAGAAAGTAGAAATAGCCTTTTCACCTGAATGGCCGAAAGGCGGATTCCCTAAATCGTGAGCCAAGCAAGCAGCCGAGACGATAGAACCGATCTCCGGCAGGAAAGAATCTTGAAGTTCCGGATGGCGTTCCAGAAGTGCTTTGGCAACATCGTTTCCGAGTGAACGGCCAACGCTGGCTACTTCGAGACTGTGCGTAAGTCGGTTGTGTACAAAAACGCTGCCCGGAAGAGGGAATACTTGCGTCTTGTTCTGTAATCTGCGGAAAGGAGCCGAAAAAATGAGACGGTCATAGTCCCGTTGGAATTCGGATCGGTTTTCCTGTCGTTCTTCATGGAATTCTTCCATCCCGAAACGTTTCGCTGATATTAGTTGTTTCCAATTCATCATTTTATTTACGATTTGACTATTTACTATTTACAATTTAGGGAACGGTACATTATTTAACTGCAAACTTAACTATTTTTCAGTTCAAAATGTGTATTTTCGCCCGTTAAATAGTAAACATGCATTTATGAATATTCAAGTTATCAATAAATCGAAGCATCCGCTTCCGGCTTATGCCACCGAATTGTCCGCAGGAATGGATATCCGCGCTAATCTTTCTGAACCTATCACACTGGAACCAATGCAGCGTTGTCTGGTTCCGACAGGATTGTATATCGCTCTGCCGAAGGGCTTTGAGGCGCAAGTTCGTCCACGTAGCGGGCTGGCGATAAAGAAAGGTATCACAGTACTTAATTCTCCGGGTACGATTGATGCGGATTATCGTGGAGAAATCTGTGTCATTTTAGTCAATCTTTCGTCCGAGGTTTTTGTTATTGAAGATGGCGAACGTATCGCGCAGATGGTGATAGCAAAGCACGAACAGCCTGTATGGCAGGAAGTGGAGGTGCTGGATGAAACGGAACGCGGAGCCGGTGGCTTTGGGCATACCGGAGTATGATGAATGCTTAATCGAAATAATAGAATGAAGATAAAAATAGGATGGTTGTTCGTGACGGTGTTAGTGCTCACTTCGTGTGGGGGAACCCGTTCTA
The Bacteroides caecimuris DNA segment above includes these coding regions:
- a CDS encoding GNAT family N-acetyltransferase — translated: MEEIIKPVSKELLKAELTEDKRLRMTNKSNNQIYIITHQNAPNVMREIGRLREIAFRAAGGGTGLSMDIDEYDTMEHPYKQLIVWNPEAEEILGGYRYLLGTDVRFDEKGAPVLATSHMFHFSDTFIKEYLPQTIELGRSFVTLEYQSTRAGSKGLFALDNLWDGLGALTVVMPNVKYFFGKVTMYPSYHRRGRDMILHFLKKHFYDKEKLVTPIEPLQLETSEDELNTLFCKSSFKEDYKILNCEIRKLGYNIPPLVNAYMSLSPTMRMFGTAVNYEFGDVEETGILIAVDEILEDKRIRHIQTFIESHPDALRLSSCEGEEVFTPKVVTPQADCSR
- a CDS encoding deoxyguanosinetriphosphate triphosphohydrolase, whose product is MMNWKQLISAKRFGMEEFHEERQENRSEFQRDYDRLIFSAPFRRLQNKTQVFPLPGSVFVHNRLTHSLEVASVGRSLGNDVAKALLERHPELQDSFLPEIGSIVSAACLAHDLGNPPFGHSGEKAISTFFSEGKGVRLKEKQPNGEQLSPMEWEDLTHFEGNANAFRILTHQFEGRRKGGFVLTYSTLASIVKYPFSSSLAGTKSKFGFFVSEEESFQKIATELGLTLLNEHPLKYARHPLVYLVEAADDICYQMMDIEDAYKLKILTTEETKELLMTYFSEERQEHLRKTFLIVNDVNEQIAYLRSSVIGLLIRECTRVFLDHEQEILSGTFEGPLIKRIAERPAAAYQHSVKVSINKIYRSRDVLDIELAGFRIISTLLELMIDAVTSPEKAYSKLLIDRVSSQYNINSPVLYERIQAVLDYISGMTDVFALDLYRKINGNSLPAV
- the dut gene encoding dUTP diphosphatase; its protein translation is MNIQVINKSKHPLPAYATELSAGMDIRANLSEPITLEPMQRCLVPTGLYIALPKGFEAQVRPRSGLAIKKGITVLNSPGTIDADYRGEICVILVNLSSEVFVIEDGERIAQMVIAKHEQPVWQEVEVLDETERGAGGFGHTGV